In Streptomyces sp. RFCAC02, the following proteins share a genomic window:
- a CDS encoding MAB_1171c family putative transporter has product MTLSIGATALLWAVTLWRALSARESTAKRALWVAFLMLACAMTIRPTDIATTLDDRLDIPNLSFLIKHLCAISAAAALASFVREMADPEPRTRGRVWWRTGVTMGSALALIALFFATPQHGEAEDLVTDYADDWRIALYGLIWTGYLGIALCGATRLCWRYRKVPRRTFLGRGLRYAGVGTVFGIIYCAFDITSITLRYFELDPVIADPEERISGALLIASLFFVLLGSTFPAFARLVRWARDYRDLLRLYSLWRELTDAVPTVRLETPRGRLVETISLSKARSRLYRRAIELRDAILVLGAHAPGPLRQEAHVHAESCGLSGEEARAVTDACWIRVARASKLRGDPPCDASDRISSLTGGGGDLSSEIRTLRNLAAAYDDHHTHAFAENYRTSLLKETAE; this is encoded by the coding sequence ATGACCTTGTCGATCGGCGCCACGGCGCTCCTGTGGGCAGTGACACTGTGGCGAGCCCTGTCCGCCCGGGAATCCACTGCGAAACGAGCCCTGTGGGTCGCCTTTCTCATGCTCGCCTGTGCCATGACCATCCGCCCCACTGATATCGCCACCACGCTGGACGATCGGCTCGACATCCCGAACCTGTCATTCCTCATCAAGCACCTGTGCGCAATCTCCGCGGCAGCCGCCCTGGCCTCCTTCGTGCGGGAGATGGCCGACCCCGAACCGCGGACACGCGGCCGGGTATGGTGGCGCACCGGCGTCACCATGGGTTCGGCGCTCGCCCTGATCGCGCTGTTCTTCGCCACCCCGCAGCACGGCGAGGCCGAGGACCTCGTCACGGACTACGCCGACGACTGGCGTATCGCCCTCTACGGCCTGATATGGACCGGATACCTGGGGATCGCGCTCTGCGGCGCGACGCGTCTGTGCTGGCGATACAGGAAGGTGCCCCGGAGGACATTCCTCGGACGTGGACTGCGTTATGCCGGTGTCGGAACAGTTTTCGGCATCATCTACTGCGCGTTCGACATCACCTCCATAACGCTACGCTACTTCGAGCTCGACCCGGTCATCGCTGACCCCGAAGAACGCATCAGTGGGGCGCTCCTGATCGCCTCGCTCTTCTTCGTTCTCCTGGGAAGCACGTTTCCCGCCTTCGCGCGGCTTGTTCGATGGGCGAGGGATTATAGAGATCTTCTCCGTCTTTACTCCTTGTGGAGAGAACTTACAGACGCTGTTCCTACGGTGAGGCTGGAGACACCACGTGGCCGACTCGTTGAAACGATCTCATTGTCGAAAGCTCGCAGTCGTCTCTACCGCCGCGCCATCGAGCTGCGCGACGCTATCCTCGTACTCGGAGCGCACGCGCCCGGGCCGCTGCGCCAGGAAGCGCACGTCCATGCGGAGTCATGCGGCCTCAGCGGCGAAGAGGCCCGTGCCGTGACAGACGCTTGCTGGATCCGAGTGGCAAGAGCGTCGAAGCTGCGGGGGGACCCGCCCTGCGATGCATCCGACCGGATTTCCTCGCTCACGGGCGGGGGCGGAGACCTCTCCAGTGAAATCCGGACGCTCAGGAATCTTGCCGCCGCATACGACGATCACCACACCCATGCGTTCGCGGAAAACTACCGCACCAGCCTGCTGAAGGAGACGGCAGAGTGA
- a CDS encoding helix-turn-helix domain-containing protein codes for MDGGVPTELRTLAQKIDYLFETVHPKHRGPYTHEEVATGIRERGGPTISASYIWLLRKGQKDNPTMKHLQALGDFFGVPPAYFFDSESSRRIAEELATLAAMRDSQVRSVALRAQGLSPETLRTIQGFIERARTLEGLPDEDPPEGRPEDSGAT; via the coding sequence ATGGATGGAGGCGTGCCGACCGAGCTGCGGACCCTCGCGCAGAAGATCGACTATCTCTTCGAGACTGTGCACCCCAAGCACCGTGGGCCGTACACGCACGAGGAAGTGGCCACGGGTATCAGGGAACGCGGCGGCCCCACCATCTCCGCCAGCTACATCTGGCTCCTGCGCAAAGGCCAGAAGGACAACCCGACCATGAAGCACCTGCAGGCGCTCGGGGACTTCTTCGGCGTCCCACCCGCGTACTTCTTCGACTCGGAAAGCTCGCGGCGCATCGCCGAGGAGCTGGCGACGCTCGCCGCCATGCGGGACAGCCAGGTCCGGTCCGTCGCCCTGCGGGCACAGGGCCTCTCCCCGGAGACGCTGCGCACCATCCAGGGGTTCATCGAACGCGCACGGACCCTCGAAGGGCTCCCGGACGAAGATCCACCGGAAGGGCGGCCGGAAGACAGCGGTGCGACGTAG
- a CDS encoding ATP-binding protein — MSERLRTRLAAALAKRGIDGTAAVIEPTEPEPALVAAQERIPFVYRQALPEHPQVKAWVRAVADAAVPPHTGGLHPHYGARGRRQIGHGPSLLLWGGTGTGKTHTAYGAIRALTAAGCGVRWQATTVADLFAELRPRPGTDPEFLLRRTVRVPLLLLDDLGAARGTAWTEEILFRLVNWRCQHRLPTLFTTNLPPVRSADVPASQPVLRDAVGDRVLSRLSGMCTPIRLTGPDRRFQRH; from the coding sequence GTGTCGGAACGGCTCCGCACCCGGCTGGCCGCCGCGCTGGCGAAGCGGGGGATCGACGGGACAGCCGCCGTCATCGAGCCCACCGAGCCCGAGCCGGCGCTCGTCGCCGCGCAAGAACGCATCCCGTTCGTCTATCGCCAGGCGCTTCCCGAGCATCCGCAGGTCAAAGCGTGGGTGCGGGCGGTCGCCGACGCCGCGGTGCCCCCGCACACCGGAGGACTGCACCCGCATTACGGCGCACGCGGACGCCGGCAGATCGGCCACGGACCGAGCCTCCTGCTGTGGGGCGGCACCGGGACCGGCAAGACGCACACCGCCTACGGAGCGATCCGTGCGCTGACCGCTGCCGGGTGCGGCGTGCGCTGGCAGGCCACCACAGTCGCCGACCTGTTCGCCGAACTGCGCCCGCGCCCCGGCACCGACCCGGAGTTCCTGCTGCGCCGAACGGTTCGCGTGCCGCTGCTCCTGCTCGACGACCTGGGTGCGGCACGCGGCACCGCGTGGACCGAGGAGATCCTCTTCCGGCTGGTCAACTGGCGCTGCCAGCACCGTCTGCCGACCCTCTTCACCACGAACCTGCCGCCCGTGCGCTCCGCCGACGTCCCCGCGTCCCAGCCCGTGCTGCGCGATGCGGTCGGCGACCGGGTCCTCAGCCGACTGTCCGGCATGTGCACGCCGATCCGGTTGACCGGACCGGACCGCCGCTTCCAGCGCCACTGA
- a CDS encoding WhiB family transcriptional regulator, with protein MRYLTTNAAPPTTLRGIADHSWQPRGLCHGMDPADADELFFPTPRAHAQITEAKATCGRCPVRQACLDYALDNDLRHGIWGGLTETERRPWHNGVAQRMDYRRIRATFMGRDVHLSQAERETVVLHAYVRGWSAERLAYTLRLDLDWAKDLMRNAAHTVDDRDRYWGLFDTNEDGQVRSETAPATAGVFGRAA; from the coding sequence ATGCGCTACCTCACGACCAATGCCGCACCGCCGACCACCTTGCGCGGCATCGCGGATCACAGCTGGCAGCCCCGTGGCCTGTGCCACGGCATGGACCCGGCCGACGCCGACGAGCTGTTCTTCCCCACCCCCCGCGCCCACGCGCAGATCACCGAAGCCAAGGCCACCTGCGGACGCTGCCCCGTACGGCAGGCGTGCCTGGACTACGCGCTCGACAACGACCTCCGCCACGGCATCTGGGGCGGGCTGACCGAGACGGAGCGCCGCCCGTGGCACAACGGCGTCGCCCAGCGGATGGACTACCGGCGGATCCGCGCGACGTTCATGGGCCGGGACGTCCACCTCAGCCAGGCCGAGCGCGAGACCGTCGTACTCCACGCCTACGTCCGCGGCTGGAGCGCCGAGCGCCTCGCCTACACCCTCCGGCTCGACCTCGACTGGGCCAAGGACCTGATGCGGAACGCCGCCCACACCGTGGACGACCGCGACCGCTACTGGGGTCTGTTCGACACGAACGAAGACGGGCAGGTCCGCAGCGAGACCGCCCCCGCGACGGCCGGCGTCTTCGGAAGGGCTGCATGA
- the mobC gene encoding plasmid mobilization relaxosome protein MobC produces MSKGSTAPGTAGIRRRGTPEEEAAAEGRPQQGATGDVPPSSPGAVHRARRRAYRHRQRPYVRTTRLSAGELARITAGAEAAGLTLSGFLARSALSAARDLDRTAASLAGRRELVAELFAARRHLGQVGNNLNQVARAINSGATPKELDVVLAAVHRAVARIQDATDRLLDRN; encoded by the coding sequence GTGTCCAAAGGAAGCACCGCCCCGGGGACGGCGGGCATCCGGCGCCGGGGGACGCCGGAGGAAGAAGCCGCGGCCGAGGGCAGGCCGCAGCAGGGAGCGACGGGAGACGTCCCGCCGAGCAGCCCCGGCGCCGTGCACCGCGCCCGGCGCCGGGCATACCGGCACCGGCAGCGCCCGTACGTCCGTACCACCCGCCTGAGCGCCGGTGAACTCGCCCGCATCACCGCCGGGGCCGAGGCCGCGGGCCTGACCCTCTCCGGCTTCCTCGCCCGTTCCGCTCTCAGCGCCGCCCGCGACCTCGACCGGACAGCCGCCAGCCTCGCCGGCCGACGCGAGCTGGTCGCCGAGCTGTTCGCGGCGCGCCGGCACCTCGGCCAGGTCGGGAACAACCTCAACCAGGTGGCCCGCGCCATCAACTCGGGCGCGACGCCCAAGGAGCTGGACGTCGTGCTCGCCGCCGTCCACCGGGCCGTGGCACGCATCCAGGACGCCACGGACCGCCTGCTCGACCGGAACTGA
- a CDS encoding HAD-IA family hydrolase, with translation MATSAKPAYEGVIFDFFGVLTFNMVEVISYFEDRERLARGTFLRAWADPRGQELFRKLELGQITQTDWNAGFAALIGIGPDNLMARYLHDAFPAHQMLKVARQIRAAGIRTAVLSNSLGREPYDPYAGFDLQGAFDEVVLSAEHGVRKPDPAIFRLVLGKLGVPAERCLLVDDSEENLAAAHRLGITPLLALDEQVAAKRLRDVLELPDL, from the coding sequence ATGGCGACATCCGCGAAGCCCGCGTATGAGGGCGTGATCTTCGACTTCTTCGGGGTCCTGACCTTCAACATGGTCGAGGTGATCTCCTACTTCGAGGACCGGGAGAGACTCGCCCGGGGGACCTTTCTTCGTGCCTGGGCCGACCCACGAGGCCAGGAACTGTTCCGGAAGCTGGAGCTCGGCCAGATCACGCAGACCGACTGGAATGCCGGGTTCGCGGCCCTGATCGGGATCGGGCCCGACAACCTGATGGCCCGCTATCTCCACGATGCCTTTCCGGCCCACCAGATGCTCAAAGTGGCGCGGCAGATACGGGCTGCCGGGATCAGGACCGCGGTGTTGTCCAACAGCCTCGGGCGGGAGCCCTACGACCCGTATGCGGGGTTCGACTTGCAGGGCGCTTTCGACGAGGTCGTGCTCTCTGCGGAGCACGGTGTGCGCAAGCCCGACCCGGCCATCTTCCGTCTGGTGCTCGGCAAGCTCGGCGTCCCGGCCGAGCGGTGTCTGCTCGTCGACGACAGCGAAGAGAATCTTGCTGCCGCCCACCGGCTCGGCATCACGCCGTTGCTGGCACTGGACGAGCAAGTGGCGGCCAAGCGTCTCCGTGACGTGCTCGAACTACCCGACCTGTAG
- a CDS encoding helix-turn-helix transcriptional regulator, translating to MPEQLRDDMREARRASGMVWARFAREAGFGEAYLRNVENGNRSVTAGVAAAYDRVLRTGGTFAAALHGSGAPGATDMPWDQPGSLTVLTDLLKGSSVDRRGFLSAGAVLSGSARSWSKALETIGPTRTFSAVLHGPALLAHVDDRLDHLRHLDDELGSGEVYQLARSELSLIVRLITSRRYDGPTVDRLHAMASEAARQVAWAALDQGRPGVAQRYFDGALRASADAGDPVSGAYGLSFAAIQCYSTPGQAGRAVSLLQTAQQQVKRLATPRMHAMLAARTARALSMTGAKKECAHQLDLARAALDKGTHDDDPKTLYWVDYGEIEMIAGSAALYLGDPAEAVRRFEAAMKASYPGDEEYPRSNAIYLARAAEAHLAMRDLDATVAKARHAARCVGSVDSARSASELKRLREKLAPHTSHTGVREFLQVG from the coding sequence ATGCCCGAACAACTGCGCGATGACATGCGGGAGGCGCGCAGGGCATCCGGCATGGTGTGGGCGAGATTCGCCCGTGAAGCGGGCTTTGGCGAGGCGTACCTGCGCAATGTGGAGAACGGCAACCGGTCCGTGACCGCAGGGGTTGCCGCCGCCTACGACAGGGTGTTACGCACCGGCGGCACCTTCGCGGCGGCGCTGCACGGCTCCGGCGCGCCGGGTGCCACAGACATGCCGTGGGACCAGCCCGGGAGCCTGACCGTTCTCACCGATCTGCTGAAGGGGAGCAGTGTGGATCGCCGAGGGTTCCTGTCTGCCGGAGCGGTGCTCTCCGGCTCGGCGAGGAGCTGGTCCAAGGCCCTGGAGACGATCGGGCCGACCAGGACGTTCTCTGCCGTCCTCCACGGCCCCGCTCTCCTGGCTCATGTGGACGACCGTCTTGATCACCTACGGCATCTTGACGACGAACTCGGCAGTGGCGAGGTGTACCAACTGGCCCGCAGCGAACTGTCCCTCATCGTCCGCCTGATCACGTCGCGTCGGTACGACGGTCCGACCGTGGACCGCTTGCATGCGATGGCCTCCGAAGCTGCTCGACAGGTCGCGTGGGCTGCCTTGGACCAGGGCCGCCCTGGCGTTGCCCAGCGTTACTTCGACGGAGCACTGCGCGCCTCCGCAGATGCCGGCGATCCCGTCAGCGGCGCCTACGGACTGTCCTTCGCCGCCATCCAGTGCTACTCCACCCCCGGACAGGCGGGCAGAGCGGTATCGCTCCTTCAGACGGCACAACAGCAGGTGAAACGGTTAGCGACTCCACGCATGCACGCCATGCTGGCCGCCCGCACCGCCCGCGCGCTGTCGATGACCGGCGCGAAGAAGGAGTGCGCCCACCAGCTCGACCTTGCCCGCGCTGCACTGGACAAGGGGACCCATGACGACGATCCGAAGACCCTGTATTGGGTGGACTACGGCGAGATCGAGATGATCGCCGGTTCAGCAGCCCTGTACCTCGGGGACCCAGCGGAAGCGGTACGCCGTTTCGAGGCCGCCATGAAAGCCTCGTACCCGGGCGATGAGGAGTACCCGCGCAGTAACGCGATCTACCTGGCCCGTGCCGCCGAAGCGCACCTTGCCATGCGCGACCTGGACGCCACAGTCGCCAAAGCACGCCACGCAGCCCGCTGCGTCGGCTCGGTGGACTCCGCTCGTTCAGCCTCCGAGCTGAAGCGACTCCGCGAGAAGCTGGCCCCGCATACCTCGCACACGGGCGTGCGCGAGTTTCTACAGGTCGGGTAG
- a CDS encoding FxLD family lantipeptide has product MNVQTHQTEAAVPATTEVDLDLSISIVTAGPVAAALLSSTDDGCDTLKNGDC; this is encoded by the coding sequence ATGAACGTCCAGACCCACCAGACCGAGGCGGCCGTTCCGGCCACCACCGAGGTCGACCTCGATCTGAGCATCAGCATCGTCACCGCCGGCCCCGTCGCGGCGGCCCTGCTGTCCAGCACCGACGACGGCTGCGACACGCTCAAGAACGGCGACTGCTGA
- a CDS encoding lantibiotic dehydratase, with the protein MTASSGRTPYYRPVPAAVLRASTHAPHMHLPPWPGDDTGAGPWRMWLAAAWSNRTLAEAVALASPVLADRIEQVLAGRPTETVAARRMARALARYCLRLRGRATPFGTFAGVAGASFGPHTAWQWNENHRLRTRADAVWLAAVTARLEAVPELLARLPVQINTLAVARGGRLVVTWQPHQSVRSHRAGEEVEKSVRLIPVMETIRHTALSPIRTADLVDKVAAEHPGAVRSALEQVVGQLVDVGVLISSLRAPATTGDALAHLLNQLHQAGVGDLPQTKTLVGELQLIHAAMGRIGRDGDWETKWDRRVLVHRMRRVTGRAEPTLAVDLLLGANLVLPQAVADEAARAAEALIRLSPQPASSTSWRTYHRDFLTRYGPGVPVPVTELTDSVSGLGFPRHFAEQPGGPAASPRDEVLLALAQQAAIDGVEEIALDAGLLDSLSPGREARRPVTAAELWADLRAETPEAVDAGDFTLGVCGFGRIAANSGRFLDLLDAGDRQKTTTLYTTLPTSVKGAVAAQLSFPPRHPRTENVLRVPAVYERLIPLAEHRTDHDSQLPLSDLAIAADAERLYVVSRSRRQVIEPALPHAGARHTMPPLARLLFETPRSPHPGVTAFDWGMAACLPFRPRVRYGRSILAPAQWRLDPAELPGPDVPMAAWEKALDRLREQRRLPAGVAVGSADRQLRLDLGEAMDRAVLRDHLKAADGPLTVAEAPLATAYGWCQGRAHELVVPLAATASADVAPAFLTSARPAPVTGPGTGPGVVFAKLCAPAAVHDEILSAHLPELLQRWASPPRWWFARYRQPIDHLRIRLHDPDGARAAGYLAAWAERLRQRGLSGEIVFDSYLPETGRYGTGAALAAAEELFAADSAAVLAQLAFLTANRDVHPQALTAASMVDLTGAVTGNRSAGLHWLLDHPQYAATTTAQDRELRRQTLRLAEEKTLPVLPGGADLAAAWAARRAAASRYTNRLEFTAHRLTPGSVLGSLLHMHHNRAAGIDAEAEAVTYKLARAVALSQTRRSTGSTTIARGDR; encoded by the coding sequence GTGACCGCGAGCAGCGGACGCACTCCGTACTACCGACCCGTCCCGGCGGCCGTACTGCGCGCGAGCACGCACGCCCCGCACATGCACCTGCCGCCCTGGCCCGGCGACGATACCGGCGCCGGACCATGGCGGATGTGGCTCGCGGCGGCATGGTCGAACCGAACCCTGGCCGAGGCTGTGGCCCTCGCCAGTCCTGTTCTGGCGGACCGGATCGAGCAGGTCCTCGCCGGGCGGCCCACCGAGACCGTCGCGGCCCGTCGCATGGCCCGGGCCTTGGCCCGCTACTGCCTGCGGCTGCGCGGCCGGGCCACCCCCTTCGGCACCTTTGCCGGAGTGGCCGGCGCGTCCTTCGGCCCGCACACGGCCTGGCAGTGGAACGAGAACCACCGGCTCCGGACCCGGGCGGACGCGGTCTGGCTGGCCGCCGTCACCGCCCGCCTGGAAGCCGTGCCCGAGCTTCTCGCCCGACTACCGGTACAGATCAACACGCTCGCCGTCGCCCGCGGCGGACGCCTCGTCGTGACCTGGCAGCCGCATCAGAGCGTCCGCTCGCACAGGGCGGGCGAGGAGGTGGAGAAGTCGGTGCGGCTGATCCCGGTGATGGAGACGATCCGGCACACGGCCCTCTCCCCGATCCGCACCGCCGACCTGGTCGACAAGGTGGCCGCCGAGCATCCCGGCGCAGTTCGCTCCGCGCTGGAGCAGGTGGTGGGACAGCTGGTGGACGTCGGTGTGCTGATCTCCAGCCTGCGTGCCCCGGCCACCACCGGCGACGCCCTGGCTCATCTGCTCAACCAGTTGCACCAAGCGGGCGTGGGTGACCTGCCACAGACCAAGACCCTGGTCGGTGAGTTGCAGCTCATCCACGCCGCGATGGGCCGCATCGGCCGCGACGGCGACTGGGAGACCAAGTGGGATCGGCGTGTGCTTGTCCACCGGATGCGACGGGTGACCGGCAGGGCCGAGCCGACACTGGCCGTGGACCTGCTGCTCGGCGCCAACCTGGTGCTGCCGCAGGCGGTGGCCGACGAGGCCGCCCGCGCGGCCGAGGCGCTCATCCGTCTCAGTCCGCAGCCGGCGTCGAGCACCTCGTGGCGTACATACCACCGCGACTTCCTCACCCGCTACGGCCCCGGCGTCCCGGTACCGGTGACGGAGCTGACCGACTCTGTATCCGGTCTCGGGTTCCCCCGGCACTTCGCCGAACAGCCCGGCGGTCCGGCTGCCTCACCGCGGGACGAGGTCCTGCTCGCGCTCGCCCAACAGGCCGCCATTGATGGCGTCGAGGAGATCGCACTGGACGCCGGGCTGCTCGATTCCCTCTCTCCCGGCCGTGAAGCGCGGCGGCCGGTGACGGCGGCGGAGCTGTGGGCCGACCTGCGGGCCGAGACTCCGGAGGCGGTGGACGCAGGCGACTTCACACTGGGCGTGTGCGGGTTCGGCCGAATCGCGGCCAACTCCGGCCGCTTCCTCGACCTGCTTGACGCTGGCGACCGTCAGAAGACGACCACTCTGTACACCACGCTGCCTACCAGTGTGAAAGGCGCCGTGGCCGCTCAGCTGTCCTTCCCACCCCGGCATCCACGCACCGAGAACGTTCTGCGTGTCCCTGCTGTGTACGAGCGCCTGATCCCGCTCGCCGAACACCGCACGGATCACGACAGCCAACTACCGCTGTCGGACCTGGCCATCGCCGCGGATGCGGAGCGACTGTACGTCGTCTCACGCTCCCGGAGACAGGTGATCGAACCCGCCCTGCCGCACGCAGGAGCCCGGCACACCATGCCGCCGCTGGCTCGGCTGCTGTTCGAGACCCCACGTTCGCCCCACCCGGGGGTCACCGCGTTCGACTGGGGGATGGCCGCTTGCCTGCCGTTTCGGCCCCGCGTGCGCTATGGCCGCAGCATCCTGGCCCCCGCGCAGTGGCGCCTCGATCCGGCAGAACTCCCCGGCCCCGACGTGCCCATGGCTGCCTGGGAGAAGGCTCTGGACAGGCTGCGTGAACAGCGTCGCCTGCCCGCCGGCGTCGCGGTCGGCTCCGCGGACCGTCAGCTGCGGCTCGACCTGGGCGAAGCCATGGACCGGGCCGTCCTCCGCGACCATCTGAAGGCCGCCGACGGCCCGCTCACCGTGGCCGAAGCGCCGCTCGCCACCGCGTACGGATGGTGCCAGGGACGGGCCCACGAGCTTGTCGTGCCACTCGCGGCGACCGCCTCCGCCGACGTTGCCCCGGCGTTCCTGACCAGTGCCCGGCCCGCGCCCGTCACCGGCCCTGGCACCGGGCCAGGGGTGGTGTTCGCCAAGCTCTGCGCGCCCGCTGCGGTGCACGACGAGATCCTCAGCGCGCACTTGCCCGAGCTGCTGCAACGGTGGGCGAGCCCGCCTCGGTGGTGGTTCGCCCGCTACCGCCAGCCCATCGATCACCTGAGAATCCGGCTGCACGATCCGGACGGTGCCCGCGCCGCCGGGTACCTTGCAGCCTGGGCAGAACGCCTCCGGCAGCGCGGCTTGAGCGGTGAGATCGTCTTCGACTCCTACCTGCCGGAGACAGGGCGGTACGGCACCGGGGCCGCCTTGGCCGCCGCCGAAGAGCTGTTCGCAGCCGACTCCGCAGCCGTCCTCGCCCAGCTCGCCTTCCTCACCGCGAACCGGGACGTGCACCCGCAGGCGCTGACCGCGGCGAGCATGGTCGATCTCACCGGTGCGGTGACGGGCAACCGGTCAGCGGGGTTGCACTGGCTGCTCGACCACCCCCAGTACGCGGCGACCACGACCGCGCAAGACCGCGAGCTACGCCGCCAGACACTCCGCCTCGCCGAAGAGAAGACGCTGCCCGTGCTGCCGGGCGGTGCGGATCTCGCCGCCGCTTGGGCGGCCCGCAGGGCGGCGGCCTCCCGCTACACCAACCGCCTCGAGTTCACCGCTCACCGGCTCACCCCGGGATCCGTGCTCGGCTCGCTGCTCCACATGCACCACAACCGCGCTGCAGGGATCGACGCCGAGGCCGAAGCGGTCACGTACAAGCTGGCGCGGGCCGTCGCCCTGTCGCAGACCCGCCGGAGCACCGGGAGCACGACCATCGCGAGGGGCGATCGATGA
- a CDS encoding lanthionine synthetase C family protein, with product MTALEDPGLREAATALADKLAAALAVPPSVDYGDDYRPDSPRWRDQSLSKGAAGVAVLHGLRAQLGRGGVGPVHAWLSRATRDELTAGPGAGLWFGAPSIAFALHLAAPGQYAGAVAELDTAVQKLIRTRLQAAHTRIDARLRPSPYEFDLTRGLAGLSAYLLHGAPDGDLLTQVLDYLVRLTEPVDAADPVGSAAPGWWTGDIPANEHDPAYADGHADFGMAHGCSGIVAALSLALLAGVRVDGHREAIARICRWLDAWRQDGTAGWWWPERITFGELATGRPGQQGPLRPSWCYGTPGLARAQQLAALATGDTARQQAAEVALVRCVNDPVQLSRLTDPALCHGLAGLVATTWHAAADAATDTLVNLLPTLVQPLLEHAFDTVPEGLPGLVEGNAGIALTLHTIATGTPSRWPACLLLA from the coding sequence ATGACCGCGCTGGAGGACCCCGGCCTCCGCGAGGCCGCAACAGCCCTCGCGGACAAACTCGCTGCCGCTCTGGCCGTGCCCCCGTCAGTGGACTACGGCGACGACTACCGCCCCGACAGTCCACGGTGGCGCGACCAGTCACTGTCCAAGGGGGCCGCCGGCGTCGCTGTCCTGCATGGCCTGCGTGCCCAGCTCGGGCGCGGAGGCGTCGGGCCGGTGCACGCATGGTTGTCACGCGCCACCCGCGACGAACTCACCGCCGGCCCGGGCGCGGGCCTGTGGTTCGGTGCTCCCTCGATCGCCTTCGCCCTGCATCTGGCCGCACCCGGCCAGTACGCGGGCGCCGTGGCCGAACTCGACACCGCCGTCCAGAAGCTCATCCGGACCCGCCTCCAAGCCGCCCACACCCGCATCGACGCCCGCCTGCGTCCCTCACCGTACGAGTTCGATCTGACCCGCGGACTCGCCGGACTGAGCGCATACCTGCTTCACGGTGCTCCGGACGGTGACCTCCTTACTCAAGTGCTGGACTACCTGGTCCGGCTGACCGAGCCGGTCGACGCGGCAGATCCAGTCGGCAGTGCCGCGCCGGGCTGGTGGACCGGCGACATCCCTGCCAACGAGCACGACCCGGCCTACGCCGACGGACATGCCGACTTCGGTATGGCTCATGGCTGTTCCGGCATCGTCGCCGCCCTCTCCCTGGCGCTGCTGGCCGGCGTGCGCGTCGACGGACACCGCGAAGCCATCGCGCGCATCTGCCGCTGGCTCGATGCCTGGCGGCAGGACGGGACGGCGGGGTGGTGGTGGCCCGAGCGGATCACGTTCGGTGAACTGGCCACCGGCCGTCCCGGTCAACAGGGTCCGCTTCGGCCGTCCTGGTGCTACGGCACCCCGGGCCTGGCCCGCGCTCAGCAGCTCGCCGCCCTCGCCACCGGCGACACCGCCCGCCAGCAGGCGGCCGAAGTGGCTCTCGTGCGGTGCGTCAACGATCCCGTCCAGCTTTCCCGCCTCACCGACCCAGCCCTGTGCCACGGCTTGGCTGGACTGGTCGCCACCACCTGGCACGCAGCCGCCGACGCGGCCACCGACACCCTCGTGAACCTGCTCCCGACGCTGGTCCAGCCCCTGCTTGAGCATGCATTCGACACCGTGCCCGAGGGCCTCCCCGGCCTCGTCGAAGGAAATGCGGGCATCGCCCTCACCCTGCACACCATCGCCACCGGCACACCGAGCCGCTGGCCAGCCTGCCTCCTCCTCGCCTGA